CAGCTGCATGCTGGTCATGCGCGGCGCCGGTCCCGTGGGCTGGCCCGGTTCGGCCGAAGTGGTCAACATGCAGCCGCCCGACGCCTTGCTCAAGGCCGGCATTCTGAACTTGCCGACCCTGGGCGACGGGCGCCAGTCGGGCACCTCGGACAGCCCGTCGATTTTGAACGCGTCGCCGGAAAGCGCCGTGGGCGGCGGCCTGGCGCTGCTGCGCACGGGCGACATCATCCGCGTGGACTTGAACGCGGGCCAGTGCGACATGCTGGTCGATGCGGCTGAGCTGGCGCTCCGCGCCAAAGAGCTGCCGCCGTCCGTCAACGACAGCGCCACGCCGTGGCAGGAGCTCTACCGCGCCAGCGTGGGCCAGCTGGAAACGGGCGCCTGCATGGAGCTGGCGCTGAAATACCGCGCCGTGGGCCAGACCCTGCCGCGCCATAACCATTAGCAGGCAGGTCGGGGTAGGTCGGCTTAGCGCTCCGCGCGTAAGCCGACACCACCACAGACATAAAATTTTTCAGCAGTACCCGTAGTGAAAAAACGTTGTTAATAAAATCCACAAGGAGACACACAATGAACAAGATCATCAGTGCAGCCATCATGACCGCCATGCTGGCATTGAGCAGCAGCGCTGCCCTGGCCGATGCGAAAAACCCGAAGATTGGCTTTTCCATCGACGATTTGCGCGTGGAGCGCTGGACGCGCGACCGCGATTTCTTCATCGCCGCCGCCGAGAAGCAGGGCGCCAAGGTCTTCGTGCAATCGGCCGACGCCAGCGAGCAGCGCCAGATTTCGCAAATCGAAAACCTGATCTCGCGCGGCGTGGACGTGCTGGTGATCGTACCGTTCAACGCCACTGTGCTCAACAACACCGTCAAGGAAGCGAAAAAGGCCGGCATCAAGGTGCTGTCGTATGACCGCCTGATCCTGAACGCCGATATCGACGCCTACATCTCGTTCGACAACGAGAAAGTGGGCGAGATGCAGGCCGAAGGCGTGACCAAGCTGCAGCCGAAGGGCAATTACTATTTGCTGGGCGGCTCGCCGACCGACAACAACGCCAAGATGCTGCGCGAAGGCCAGATGAAGGTACTCAAACCGTTCATCGACAAGGGCGACATCAAGATCGTCGGCCAGCAGTGGGTGAAGGATTGGAGCGCCACCGAAGCGCTGTCCATCGTGGAAAACGCGCTGACGGCCAACGGCAACAAGATCGACGCCATCGTCGCCTCGAACGACGGCACGGCCGGCGGCGCCATCCAGGCCCTGGCTGCGCAAAAACTGGCCGGCAAGGTGCCGGTCTCGGGCCAGGATGCCGACCTGGCGGCCGTGAAACGCGTCATCGCCGGCACGCAGTCGATGACGGTCTACAAGCCGTTGAAAACCATCGCATCGGAAGCGGCCAAGCTGGCCATCCAGCTGGCGCGCAATGAAAAGCCGGCCTACAACTCCAGCTATGACAACGGCCTGAAAAAAGTCAGCACGGTGCTGCTGAAACCAACGCCGCTGACCAAGGCGAATGTGAACATTCTCGTCGATGACGGTTTTTATACCAAAGCGCAGCTGGGTAATTGATTGCCCGCTTGATGTCGGTTCGCGTTGGCAGTAGGTCGGATTAGCGCAGCGTAATCCGACAATCGCCGACTCCGGCAACGCCGGTGGCGGTGTCGGCTTACGCGCTGCGCGCTAAGCCGACCTACTCCTGCGATTGCCCGCATCGGCCGTCATCCGTCATTTTTTCCGTATCCGCAACGAGAGTGAGCATGTCCGACTATCTGCTTGAAATGAAAGGCATCGTCAAACAGTTTGGCGGTGTCCGCGCGCTTGACGGCATCGACCTGCAGGTGCGGGCCGGCGAGTGCATCGGCTTGTGCGGCGAGAATGGCGCCGGCAAGTCGACCCTGATGAAGGTGCTGTCCGGCGTGTACCCGCACGGCACCTGGGATGGCGAGATCCTGTGGGAGGGCCAGCCTCTGCGCGCGCAATCGATCCGCGACACGGAAGACGCGGGCATCATCATCATCCATCAGGAACTGATGCTGGTGCCGCAGCTGTCGGTGGCCGAGAATATCTTCATGGGCCGCGAGCTCACCCTGCCCGGCGGGCGCATGCATTACGCGGCCATGTACAAGCGCGCCGACGAGCTGCTGCGCGAACTGAAAATTCCCGAACTGAACGTGGCGCAGCCCGTGATGAATTACGGCGGCGGCCACCAGCAGCTGGTGGAAATCGCCAAGGCGCTCAACAAGAATGCGCGCCTGCTGATCCTCGACGAGCCGTCGTCGTCGCTGACGGCGTCGGAAATCGCCGTGCTGCTCGATATCCTGCGCGCGCTGAAAGCCAAGGGCGTCACCTGCATCTACATTTCGCACAAGCTCGATGAAGTGGCGGCCATCTGCGACACCATCGTCGTCATCCGCGACGGCAAGCATATCGCCACCACGCCGATGGCGCAGATGAACGTCGAGCGCATCATCGCGCAGATGGTGGGCCGCGAAATGAGCCAGCTGTATCCGCAGCGCGCGCAGCCAGCACCTATCGGCGAAGTGCTGTTCGAGGCGCGCCACGTAACGTGCATCGATGCCGACAACCCGCAGCGCAAGCGGGTCGACGACGTCTCATTCACCCTGCGCAAAGGCGAGATCCTCGGCATCGCCGGCCTGGTGGGGGCGGGGCGCACGGAGCTGGTCTCGGCCCTGTTCGGCGCCTACCAGGGGCCGTGCCAGGCCGAAGTGTGGCTTGATGGCCGCAAGATCGATACCCGTTCGCCGCAAAAGGCCATCGCCATGGGCCTGGCCATGGTGCCGGAAGACCGCAAGCACCACGGCATCGTGCCCGACCTCGACGTGGGGCAGAACATCACCCTGGCCGTGCTGGAGGAATTCGCGCGCGCCACGCGCATCGATGGCGAGGCGGAATTGACGGCCGTGCGCGGCGAGATCGCCCAGCTGGAACTGAAGGCGGCCAGCCCGTCGCTGCCCATCACGAGCCTGTCGGGCGGTAACCAGCAAAAGGCCGTGCTGGCCAAGATGCTGCTGACGCGCCCGCGCGTACTGATCCTCGACGAACCCACGCGCGGCGTGGACGTGGGCGCCAAATATGAAATCTACAAATTGATGCTGGCGCTGGCCGACCAGGGCGTGGCCATCATCATGGTCTCGTCGGAACTGGCCGAAGTGCTGGGCGTGTCCGACCGCGTGCTGGTGATGGGCGAAGGCCGCCTGCGCGGCGACTTTATCAACGATGGCCTGAGCCAGGAAACCGTGCTGGCGGCCGCGCTCGACCAGCGTCCGGCGCCCGCCGCCAACACCGCAAACAAGGAAACCGCAGCATGAAACCGCACAGTATCAAACAGCTGTTCACCCAATACAAGATGCTGGCCCTATTGATCGCCGTGGCGCTGATCTGGGCCTTCTTTTCGTGGAAGACGCAGGGCAGTTTCCTCACGCCGCGCAACCTGTCTAACCTGCTGCGCCAGATGTCCGTCACCGGCATCCTCGCCTGCGGCATGGTGCTGGTGATTATCGCCGGCGAGATCGACCTGTCGATCGGCTCCCTGCTGGGGCTACTCGGCGGCATCGCCGCCGTGCTGGACGTCACGCAGCACTGGCCGCTGGCCTTGAACCTGGCGGCCGTACTCGGCTGCGGCCTGGTGATCGGTTTGCTCAATGGCTACCTGACGGCGTACCGGGGCATCCCATCCTTCATCGTGGGCCTGGGCGGCATGCTGGCGTATCGCGGCGTTTTGCTCGGCATCACGGGCGGTATCACCATCGCGCCCGTTTCCGAGCCGATGGTCTACCTGGGACAGGGCTATCTGCCCGCGGTGCCCGGCATCGTGCTGGGCATCGGCCTGTTCCTGCTGGCCGCCTTTTTGACGTGGCGCGCGCGCGCCAGCCGCGCGCAGCATGGCTTGCCGCAGACGGCGCCGTGGGCCGACGGCTTGCGCCTGGCCGTCATCGGCGCCGTGCTGTACGCCTTCGTGCAAACCCTGAACGGCTATGAAGGCATCCCGCTGCCCGTGCTGTTGCTGCTGGCGCTCTTGGGCCTGTTCAGCTACATCACCAGCCAGACCGTGTTTGGCCGCCGCATCTACGCCGTGGGCAGCAATATGGAAGCGACGCGCCTGTCCGGCATCAACGTGAAAGCCGTCAAGCTGTGGATCTTCGGCATCATGGGCCTGATGTGCGCGCTGGCTGGCCTGATCAATACGGGCCGCCTGGCGGCCGGTTCCCCATCGGCCGGCACCTTCAGCGAACTCGATGCCATCGCCGCCTGCTTCATCGGCGGCACCTCGATGCGCGGCGGCTCGGGCACCGTGTACGGCGCCCTGATCGGCGCGCTGGTCATGGCCAGCCTCGATAACGGCATGTCCATGCTGGACGTGGACACCTACTGGCAGATGATCGTGAAAGGCAGTATCCTCACTTTGGCCGTGTGGGTCGATGTCAGCACGCGAGCGGGGCGTAGATAGCCGTGAAACGATCTGGCACGGGAGGAGACACCATGAAGATGCCGACCGCGCACCGGATCGCGCTGCTGTTCAACGGGAACAAGATCTATGACCGCGACATCATCGCGGGCATCGCCGCCTACCTGAACACCACGCGCGTGTCGTGGGACCTGTTCCTGGAAGAGGATTTTCGCTGCCGCCTGCCCGGCATCGAGCGCTGGCAGGGCGACGGCATCATCGCCGATTTCGACGATCCCGCCGTCTGCGCGGCGCTGGCGCACAGCCGCCTGCCCGT
Above is a genomic segment from Janthinobacterium sp. 64 containing:
- the xylF gene encoding D-xylose ABC transporter substrate-binding protein, which encodes MTAMLALSSSAALADAKNPKIGFSIDDLRVERWTRDRDFFIAAAEKQGAKVFVQSADASEQRQISQIENLISRGVDVLVIVPFNATVLNNTVKEAKKAGIKVLSYDRLILNADIDAYISFDNEKVGEMQAEGVTKLQPKGNYYLLGGSPTDNNAKMLREGQMKVLKPFIDKGDIKIVGQQWVKDWSATEALSIVENALTANGNKIDAIVASNDGTAGGAIQALAAQKLAGKVPVSGQDADLAAVKRVIAGTQSMTVYKPLKTIASEAAKLAIQLARNEKPAYNSSYDNGLKKVSTVLLKPTPLTKANVNILVDDGFYTKAQLGN
- the xylG gene encoding D-xylose ABC transporter ATP-binding protein; amino-acid sequence: MSDYLLEMKGIVKQFGGVRALDGIDLQVRAGECIGLCGENGAGKSTLMKVLSGVYPHGTWDGEILWEGQPLRAQSIRDTEDAGIIIIHQELMLVPQLSVAENIFMGRELTLPGGRMHYAAMYKRADELLRELKIPELNVAQPVMNYGGGHQQLVEIAKALNKNARLLILDEPSSSLTASEIAVLLDILRALKAKGVTCIYISHKLDEVAAICDTIVVIRDGKHIATTPMAQMNVERIIAQMVGREMSQLYPQRAQPAPIGEVLFEARHVTCIDADNPQRKRVDDVSFTLRKGEILGIAGLVGAGRTELVSALFGAYQGPCQAEVWLDGRKIDTRSPQKAIAMGLAMVPEDRKHHGIVPDLDVGQNITLAVLEEFARATRIDGEAELTAVRGEIAQLELKAASPSLPITSLSGGNQQKAVLAKMLLTRPRVLILDEPTRGVDVGAKYEIYKLMLALADQGVAIIMVSSELAEVLGVSDRVLVMGEGRLRGDFINDGLSQETVLAAALDQRPAPAANTANKETAA
- a CDS encoding sugar ABC transporter permease, with the translated sequence MKPHSIKQLFTQYKMLALLIAVALIWAFFSWKTQGSFLTPRNLSNLLRQMSVTGILACGMVLVIIAGEIDLSIGSLLGLLGGIAAVLDVTQHWPLALNLAAVLGCGLVIGLLNGYLTAYRGIPSFIVGLGGMLAYRGVLLGITGGITIAPVSEPMVYLGQGYLPAVPGIVLGIGLFLLAAFLTWRARASRAQHGLPQTAPWADGLRLAVIGAVLYAFVQTLNGYEGIPLPVLLLLALLGLFSYITSQTVFGRRIYAVGSNMEATRLSGINVKAVKLWIFGIMGLMCALAGLINTGRLAAGSPSAGTFSELDAIAACFIGGTSMRGGSGTVYGALIGALVMASLDNGMSMLDVDTYWQMIVKGSILTLAVWVDVSTRAGRR